From the genome of Halorussus caseinilyticus, one region includes:
- a CDS encoding DUF7504 family protein, whose product MSAGSSGYRGDGSESDLTESDGSARFLDVLRELKADGCNLLVVGDAPRRLFTEASGGLLGGTDEPRYRLLAVTDASAQSVVERLPDPEEMAGTFTEMTEIINHASPPRSVVDAGGQSEAPSLDALSERRVVDPQLAGLQAEIAESMAAFNRHAGTLSPAQLRVGVDSLGALFEHYDENVVRRCLQVVTGYVRDYDAMGHYVLTEPYDSTRVERLAGEFDAVVEVRAVDSEKHNHHAEERWHVPSHDLTTNWLPL is encoded by the coding sequence ATGAGTGCAGGGAGTTCGGGCTACCGCGGCGACGGCTCCGAAAGTGACCTCACAGAGTCGGACGGCTCGGCGCGGTTTCTCGACGTGCTGCGGGAGTTGAAAGCCGACGGCTGTAACCTCTTGGTCGTCGGCGACGCGCCCCGTCGCCTGTTTACGGAAGCCAGCGGCGGTCTGCTCGGCGGGACCGACGAGCCTCGATACCGCCTGCTCGCGGTCACCGACGCGAGCGCCCAGAGTGTGGTCGAGCGCCTGCCCGACCCCGAGGAGATGGCCGGAACGTTCACCGAGATGACCGAAATCATCAATCACGCCTCGCCGCCGCGGTCGGTCGTGGACGCGGGCGGCCAGTCGGAAGCGCCATCGCTCGACGCCCTCTCCGAGCGGCGAGTCGTGGACCCGCAACTCGCGGGTCTACAGGCCGAAATCGCCGAGTCGATGGCGGCGTTCAACCGCCACGCCGGGACGCTCAGTCCCGCCCAGTTGCGCGTCGGCGTGGACTCGCTCGGTGCCCTGTTCGAACACTACGACGAGAACGTGGTCCGTCGCTGTCTGCAAGTCGTCACTGGCTACGTCCGGGACTACGACGCGATGGGCCACTACGTCCTGACCGAACCGTACGACAGCACCCGCGTCGAGCGACTCGCGGGCGAGTTCGACGCCGTCGTGGAGGTTCGGGCTGTGGACTCCGAGAAACACAACCATCACGCCGAAGAGCGCTGGCACGTTCCGAGCCACGACCTGACGACCAACTGGCTCCCGCTTTGA
- a CDS encoding DUF5804 family protein, with protein sequence MTQVCLVGSEGVDLRTELVSRETAREALATYDPREEFRNSLTVETISLGSAVALLNDLNWYLVRFADDALILEPSVSETEWLSRDLAAAVRDGEVEPETTDQYLKVYGVTDDDELVEPMFVARRDDGEIPGYDLRDVDDTVVVRVAESEFGR encoded by the coding sequence GTGACTCAGGTCTGTCTCGTCGGTTCCGAGGGCGTGGACCTCCGCACCGAACTGGTCTCGCGCGAGACCGCGCGCGAGGCGCTGGCTACCTACGACCCCCGCGAGGAGTTCCGCAACTCGCTGACGGTCGAGACCATCAGTCTCGGGTCGGCCGTCGCCCTCCTGAACGACCTGAACTGGTATCTCGTCCGGTTCGCCGACGACGCGTTAATCCTCGAACCGAGCGTCAGCGAGACCGAGTGGCTCTCCCGTGACCTCGCGGCGGCGGTCCGCGACGGCGAAGTCGAACCCGAGACGACCGACCAGTATCTGAAGGTGTACGGCGTGACCGACGACGACGAACTCGTCGAACCGATGTTCGTCGCCCGACGCGACGACGGCGAGATTCCGGGCTACGACCTCCGGGACGTGGACGACACCGTGGTCGTCCGGGTCGCCGAATCGGAGTTCGGCCGCTGA
- a CDS encoding PLP-dependent cysteine synthase family protein → MKDSILDAVGSPLVSVSAPEGATIAAKVEGFNPGGSAKDRPAREMIAAAERAGEISPGDHLVEPTSGNTGIGLAVAAAARGYDLTIVMPASKSPERRKLLKAYGANLELVEGEMDSARQRADRLAEEEGVVQMGQFENPANAQAHYRTTAEEILEQVEGREIDAFVAGVGTGGTITGTASRLLEEFPDMEVVAVEPEQNAVLSTGESGEDDYQGMGPGFVSDLLDTDLIDSVETVALDDAEAEARRLAREEGILVGQSSGAASVAANRVAERIAQPDLNCPETPDEIEELIASDGGKQSAESSGLRSDGGGLDGYDDCPLVVTVFPDSGERYLSTGMFE, encoded by the coding sequence ATGAAAGACTCAATCCTCGACGCAGTGGGGTCCCCGCTCGTCAGCGTCTCAGCCCCCGAGGGCGCGACGATAGCGGCCAAAGTCGAGGGGTTCAACCCCGGCGGGTCCGCGAAGGACCGGCCAGCGCGCGAGATGATAGCCGCCGCCGAGCGCGCGGGCGAAATCTCGCCGGGCGACCACCTCGTCGAACCCACCAGCGGCAACACCGGCATCGGTCTGGCAGTCGCGGCCGCCGCCCGCGGCTACGACCTCACCATCGTCATGCCCGCCTCGAAGTCGCCCGAGCGCCGAAAGCTCCTGAAAGCCTACGGCGCGAACCTCGAACTGGTCGAGGGCGAGATGGACTCGGCCCGCCAGCGCGCCGACCGCCTCGCCGAGGAGGAGGGCGTCGTCCAGATGGGCCAGTTCGAGAACCCTGCGAACGCCCAAGCCCACTACCGAACCACCGCCGAGGAGATTCTCGAACAGGTCGAGGGCCGGGAAATCGACGCCTTCGTCGCGGGCGTGGGCACCGGCGGCACCATCACCGGCACCGCCTCGCGCCTGCTGGAGGAGTTCCCCGACATGGAAGTCGTCGCTGTCGAACCCGAGCAGAACGCGGTCCTCTCGACCGGCGAGTCCGGCGAGGACGACTATCAGGGGATGGGTCCGGGGTTCGTCAGCGACCTGCTCGACACCGACCTCATCGACTCGGTGGAGACCGTCGCGCTGGACGACGCCGAGGCGGAGGCCCGCCGACTCGCCCGCGAAGAGGGCATCCTCGTCGGCCAGTCGTCGGGCGCGGCCTCGGTCGCGGCCAACCGGGTCGCCGAGCGCATCGCTCAACCCGACCTGAACTGCCCCGAGACCCCCGACGAAATCGAGGAACTGATAGCCTCCGACGGCGGCAAGCAGTCCGCCGAGTCGTCGGGCCTCCGCTCGGACGGCGGCGGACTCGACGGCTACGACGACTGCCCGCTCGTGGTGACGGTGTTCCCCGACAGCGGCGAGCGGTACCTCTCGACCGGGATGTTCGAGTAG
- a CDS encoding pyridoxamine 5'-phosphate oxidase family protein, translated as MTSFRGAWTAEEVENYLDEAAVPIRVACHRPDESLWMVALWYRYRDGTFECSTWAEADVVTYLRNDSEVAFEVSANDPPYRGVRGNGSATLSRDEDKAVLRDLLERYLGGTDSELARWLLSPDRDEVRIRIRPRRVYSWDYTERMEGIRE; from the coding sequence ATGACCTCCTTCAGGGGTGCGTGGACGGCCGAGGAAGTCGAAAACTACCTCGACGAGGCGGCGGTCCCGATTCGGGTCGCCTGCCACCGGCCCGACGAGTCGCTCTGGATGGTCGCGCTCTGGTACCGCTACCGCGACGGCACCTTCGAGTGTTCGACGTGGGCGGAGGCCGACGTGGTGACGTACCTCCGCAACGACTCGGAAGTCGCCTTCGAGGTGTCGGCGAACGACCCGCCGTACCGCGGCGTCCGGGGCAACGGCAGTGCCACTCTCTCGCGCGACGAGGACAAGGCGGTCCTCCGGGACCTGCTGGAGCGGTATCTGGGCGGGACGGACTCGGAACTGGCGCGATGGTTGCTCTCGCCGGACCGCGACGAGGTGCGGATTCGGATACGGCCGCGGCGGGTGTACAGTTGGGACTACACCGAGCGGATGGAAGGGATTCGGGAGTGA
- a CDS encoding thioredoxin domain-containing protein translates to MTDTDAGPAERNRLDEEESPYLRQHADNPVNWQPWDQQALDAAEDRDVPIFLSVGYSACHWCHVMEDESFEDEGIARILNENFVPIKVDREERPDLDSIYQTISQAVTGRGGWPLSVWLTPDGRPFYVGTYFPKEGKRGRPGFRNLLTGIADSWADDEDRREMENRADQWTDAIEGELESVPDPGEAPGKDLLESAADAAVRSADREHGGFGTGQKFPQTGRVHLLLRAADRADDRGDDETADEYREVATEALSAMAEGGIFDHAGGGFHRYTVDREWVVPHFEKMLYDNAEIPRAMLAGYQVAGDDRYAEAARRTFEFVEREMTHPEGGFYSTLDAQSEGEEGKFYVWTPQEIRDAVADDTAADLFCDRFGVTESGNFEGKTVLTVSESIPALADEYEMSESEVEETVESARQQVFETRAERVRPRRDEKVLAGWNGLLISALAEGALVLDDSARWTDLAADALGFVRETLWDEADGTLSRRFKDGDVAIEGYLEDYAFLARGALNLYETTGDPDHLGFALDLADAVRTEFWDPDAGTIYFTPESGEELVARPQEPHDQSTPSSLGVAADTLLALSHFRADDDFADIAERVLETRGQQVRSNPLQHASLALAADRHARGSLEVTVVADRVPAPWREELAARYLPTRLLSRRPPEDDELSTWLDRLGLGEVPPIWADRNQRGGEPTAYVCRNFTCSPPTTDLAEALDWADGE, encoded by the coding sequence ATGACCGACACCGACGCCGGACCCGCCGAGCGCAATCGCTTGGACGAGGAGGAGAGTCCCTACCTCCGCCAGCACGCCGACAACCCCGTCAACTGGCAACCGTGGGACCAACAGGCCCTCGACGCCGCCGAGGACCGCGACGTACCCATCTTCCTCTCGGTCGGCTACTCGGCCTGCCACTGGTGTCACGTCATGGAAGACGAGAGCTTCGAGGACGAGGGCATCGCCCGGATTCTCAACGAGAACTTCGTCCCAATCAAAGTTGACCGCGAGGAGCGCCCGGACCTCGACAGCATCTACCAGACCATCTCGCAGGCCGTCACCGGCAGGGGCGGGTGGCCCCTCTCGGTGTGGCTTACCCCCGACGGCAGACCCTTCTACGTCGGCACCTACTTCCCGAAGGAAGGCAAGCGCGGGCGACCCGGCTTCCGGAACCTGCTGACCGGCATCGCCGACTCGTGGGCCGACGACGAGGACCGCCGAGAGATGGAGAACCGGGCCGACCAGTGGACCGACGCCATCGAGGGCGAACTCGAATCGGTCCCCGACCCCGGCGAGGCACCCGGCAAGGACCTGCTCGAATCGGCCGCCGACGCCGCGGTCCGGTCCGCCGACCGCGAACACGGCGGGTTCGGGACCGGCCAGAAGTTCCCTCAAACCGGACGCGTCCACCTCCTCCTGCGGGCCGCCGACCGCGCGGACGACCGGGGCGACGACGAGACCGCGGACGAGTACCGCGAAGTCGCCACCGAAGCACTCTCGGCGATGGCAGAAGGCGGCATCTTCGACCACGCGGGCGGCGGCTTCCACCGCTACACCGTGGACCGGGAGTGGGTCGTCCCCCACTTCGAGAAGATGCTCTACGACAACGCCGAGATTCCCCGCGCGATGCTCGCGGGCTATCAGGTCGCGGGCGACGACCGGTACGCCGAGGCCGCGCGCCGGACCTTCGAGTTCGTCGAGCGCGAGATGACCCACCCCGAGGGCGGATTCTACAGCACGCTCGACGCCCAGAGCGAGGGCGAGGAAGGCAAGTTCTACGTCTGGACGCCCCAAGAAATCCGCGACGCGGTGGCCGACGACACCGCCGCGGACCTCTTCTGTGACCGCTTCGGCGTCACCGAGTCTGGCAACTTCGAGGGGAAGACCGTTCTCACCGTCAGCGAGTCCATCCCCGCCCTCGCCGACGAGTACGAGATGAGCGAGTCCGAAGTCGAGGAGACCGTCGAGAGCGCCCGCCAGCAGGTCTTCGAAACCCGCGCCGAGCGCGTCCGACCCCGGCGCGACGAGAAGGTGCTGGCTGGCTGGAACGGCCTGCTGATTTCGGCGCTCGCGGAGGGCGCGCTGGTGCTGGACGACAGCGCGCGATGGACCGACCTCGCCGCGGACGCCCTCGGATTCGTCCGCGAGACGCTCTGGGACGAGGCGGACGGCACGCTGTCCCGGCGGTTCAAGGACGGCGACGTGGCGATAGAGGGCTACCTCGAAGACTACGCCTTCCTCGCTCGCGGGGCGCTGAACCTCTACGAGACCACCGGCGACCCCGACCACCTCGGCTTCGCGCTGGACCTCGCCGACGCCGTCCGGACCGAGTTCTGGGACCCGGACGCCGGGACCATCTACTTCACGCCCGAGAGCGGCGAGGAGTTGGTCGCCCGCCCGCAGGAACCACACGACCAGTCCACCCCGTCGAGCCTCGGCGTCGCGGCCGACACCTTGCTCGCGCTCTCGCACTTCCGGGCAGACGACGACTTCGCCGACATCGCCGAGCGAGTCCTCGAAACTCGCGGCCAGCAGGTTCGCTCGAATCCGCTCCAGCACGCCTCGCTCGCGCTCGCGGCCGACCGGCACGCGCGCGGGTCGCTGGAGGTGACGGTGGTCGCCGACCGGGTGCCCGCGCCGTGGCGCGAGGAACTCGCCGCGCGGTACCTGCCGACTCGCCTGCTGTCGCGTCGCCCGCCGGAGGACGACGAGCTATCGACGTGGCTCGACCGCCTCGGTCTCGGCGAGGTCCCGCCGATTTGGGCCGACCGGAACCAGCGCGGGGGCGAACCCACCGCCTACGTCTGTCGGAACTTCACCTGCTCGCCGCCGACCACCGACCTCGCCGAGGCGCTCGACTGGGCGGACGGCGAGTGA
- a CDS encoding CHRD domain-containing protein, whose translation MQPVSRRRVLAALGTGAFGFARRRDADALAEDSETFRALVDDAESVATDSLADESATFGAWLTGANERPPVATDAFGFAVFAVAPGERAIDYWLVVADVENVAESHIHKGPPDLNGNVVAYLFGPAQKPVTTTGPLASGRLTDDAMIWPLTDVAGMVEQMRAANVYVNVHTTAHPAGEIRGQIRPLRG comes from the coding sequence ATGCAACCCGTATCGAGGCGGCGCGTCCTCGCGGCGCTCGGAACCGGCGCGTTCGGGTTCGCGCGTCGGCGGGACGCCGACGCGCTCGCCGAGGATTCTGAAACCTTCCGCGCGCTCGTGGACGACGCCGAATCCGTCGCCACGGATTCGCTCGCCGACGAATCCGCGACTTTCGGCGCGTGGCTCACCGGCGCGAACGAGCGCCCGCCGGTCGCAACCGACGCCTTCGGGTTCGCCGTCTTCGCCGTCGCGCCCGGCGAGCGAGCAATCGACTACTGGCTGGTCGTCGCCGACGTAGAGAACGTCGCGGAATCGCACATTCACAAGGGACCGCCCGACCTGAACGGGAACGTCGTCGCGTACCTGTTCGGTCCCGCGCAAAAGCCCGTGACGACGACCGGCCCGCTCGCGTCGGGGCGACTGACCGACGACGCGATGATTTGGCCCCTGACCGACGTGGCCGGGATGGTCGAGCAGATGCGCGCCGCGAACGTCTACGTCAACGTCCACACCACCGCCCATCCCGCGGGCGAGATTCGGGGGCAGATTCGCCCGCTCCGCGGCTGA
- a CDS encoding methionine synthase — MSQNRDQFRPANHPNDHFLLTTVVGSYPKPKWVDRARDLYEDEDADFGEEEWQEAKDDAARLITGEHERAGLDVLVDGEMRRNEMVEFFAHRIEGYEFNGPVKVWGHNTFDKPSVVSDVEYDETWLVEEYEFTASVTDRPVKVPITGPYTLANWSFNEAYDDTEALANDLADLVNEEVERLVEAGARYVQIDEPALATTPDDHAIVGDCLERIVDGIPEDVRIGLHVCYGDYSRIYPEILDFPVDEFDLELANGDYDQLDVFKEPEFTADLALGVVDAHVAEVESVPEIKENIQKGLEVVPPEQLTVSPDCGVKLLPREVAYEKMVNLVRAAREVEQELDAGEIEVERSAVTADD; from the coding sequence ATGAGCCAGAACCGCGACCAGTTCCGACCCGCGAACCACCCGAACGACCACTTCCTGCTGACGACCGTCGTCGGTTCGTACCCCAAGCCCAAGTGGGTGGACCGCGCGCGTGACCTCTACGAGGACGAGGACGCCGACTTCGGCGAGGAAGAGTGGCAGGAGGCCAAAGACGACGCCGCGCGACTCATCACCGGCGAACACGAGCGCGCCGGACTCGACGTACTCGTAGACGGCGAGATGCGGCGCAACGAGATGGTGGAGTTCTTCGCCCACCGCATCGAGGGCTACGAGTTCAACGGCCCGGTGAAGGTGTGGGGTCACAACACCTTCGACAAGCCCTCCGTCGTCTCGGACGTGGAGTACGACGAGACGTGGCTGGTCGAGGAGTACGAGTTCACCGCGAGCGTCACGGACCGGCCGGTCAAGGTCCCCATCACAGGGCCGTACACGCTGGCGAACTGGAGCTTCAACGAGGCCTACGACGACACCGAGGCGTTGGCGAACGACCTCGCGGACCTCGTGAACGAGGAAGTAGAGCGGCTGGTCGAAGCGGGCGCTCGCTACGTCCAGATAGACGAACCCGCGCTGGCGACGACGCCCGACGACCACGCCATCGTCGGCGACTGCCTCGAACGCATCGTGGACGGGATTCCCGAGGACGTGCGCATCGGTCTCCACGTCTGCTACGGCGACTACTCGCGCATCTACCCGGAGATTCTTGACTTCCCGGTGGACGAGTTCGACCTCGAACTCGCCAACGGCGACTACGACCAGTTGGACGTGTTCAAGGAACCGGAGTTCACCGCGGACCTCGCGCTCGGCGTGGTGGACGCCCACGTCGCCGAGGTGGAGTCGGTGCCCGAAATCAAGGAGAACATCCAGAAGGGGCTGGAAGTCGTCCCGCCCGAGCAGTTGACGGTGAGTCCGGACTGCGGGGTGAAGTTGCTCCCGCGCGAGGTGGCCTACGAGAAGATGGTGAACCTCGTGCGCGCCGCCCGAGAGGTCGAACAGGAACTCGACGCCGGGGAAATCGAAGTCGAGCGGTCGGCCGTGACCGCGGACGACTAA
- a CDS encoding tRNA sulfurtransferase: protein MRPPGADTVLVRHADVGVKSGKVQAEMERRLRDNIEAIVRDRGIDAEVERRWSRILLHADADSVDAATDAAADTFGVRSASAAVVVPPERDAIVDALARTAREHRDSVGDTFAVRARRAGTTDAHPFTSEDLEREGGAAVFEELSDPEVDLNDPDTTFSVECRKDEAFVFTGKRDGPGGLPLGSQAKVVALVSGGIDSPVAAWEVMKRGAPIVPVYLELGDYGGPDHEARAMETVRRLADYAPNYEMGVRKVPAGDVMDLLAEEVGPARMLVYRRFMYRVAEHVARETDATGIVTGEAIGQKSSQTARNLGATSRATHLPIHRPLLTMDKSAITERARRIGTFRDSTIPAGCNRIAPDYPETNATPEIVTNAQPDDIYERAERAAANATLVDI, encoded by the coding sequence ATGCGACCGCCCGGAGCCGACACCGTCCTCGTGCGTCACGCCGACGTGGGCGTCAAAAGCGGGAAAGTTCAAGCCGAGATGGAGCGACGGCTCCGGGACAACATCGAAGCCATCGTCCGCGACAGGGGCATCGACGCCGAAGTCGAGCGGCGGTGGTCGCGCATCCTGCTCCACGCCGACGCCGACTCGGTGGACGCCGCCACCGACGCCGCCGCCGACACGTTCGGCGTCCGGTCGGCCAGCGCCGCGGTGGTGGTTCCACCGGAGCGAGACGCCATCGTGGACGCGCTGGCGCGGACCGCCCGCGAGCATCGGGATTCGGTCGGCGACACCTTCGCCGTGCGTGCCCGGCGCGCGGGCACCACGGACGCCCATCCGTTCACCAGCGAGGACTTGGAGCGGGAGGGCGGCGCGGCGGTCTTCGAGGAGCTTTCGGACCCCGAGGTGGACCTGAACGACCCGGACACCACCTTCTCCGTCGAGTGCCGGAAAGACGAGGCGTTCGTCTTCACCGGCAAGCGCGACGGGCCGGGCGGTCTGCCCCTCGGTTCGCAGGCGAAGGTCGTCGCGCTGGTCAGCGGCGGCATCGACTCGCCCGTCGCGGCGTGGGAGGTGATGAAGCGCGGGGCACCAATCGTGCCGGTCTACCTCGAACTCGGCGACTACGGCGGCCCCGACCACGAGGCCCGTGCGATGGAGACGGTCCGGCGACTCGCCGACTACGCGCCCAACTACGAGATGGGCGTCCGGAAGGTACCCGCGGGCGACGTGATGGACCTGCTCGCCGAGGAAGTCGGCCCGGCCAGAATGCTGGTCTACCGGCGGTTCATGTACCGCGTGGCCGAACACGTCGCCCGCGAGACGGACGCGACGGGCATCGTGACCGGCGAGGCCATCGGCCAGAAGTCCTCCCAGACCGCCCGGAACCTCGGGGCGACGAGTCGGGCTACCCACCTGCCGATTCACCGCCCGCTCCTGACGATGGACAAGTCCGCGATTACCGAGCGCGCCCGCCGAATCGGGACGTTCCGCGACTCGACGATTCCGGCAGGGTGTAACCGCATCGCGCCCGACTACCCCGAGACCAACGCCACGCCGGAAATCGTGACGAACGCCCAACCCGACGACATCTACGAGCGAGCGGAGCGAGCGGCCGCGAACGCGACGCTCGTGGACATCTGA
- a CDS encoding thioredoxin family protein: METTEPNPTWDAKAHSETVDVLESAVAEVTIRVWGADWCGDCRAALPDFFAALESAGVPNDEVEVYEVDQNKDGEKVDEYDVSLIPTIVVERDGEEVARFEESEDRPAAQYLADQLVDSDAMV, from the coding sequence ATGGAGACGACCGAACCGAACCCGACGTGGGACGCCAAAGCACACAGCGAGACCGTAGACGTTCTCGAATCCGCTGTCGCCGAAGTCACCATCCGAGTCTGGGGTGCCGACTGGTGTGGAGACTGTCGCGCCGCGCTCCCCGACTTCTTCGCGGCGCTGGAGTCCGCGGGCGTCCCGAACGACGAGGTGGAGGTCTACGAGGTAGACCAGAACAAGGACGGCGAGAAGGTCGATGAGTACGACGTGTCGCTCATCCCGACCATCGTGGTCGAACGCGACGGCGAGGAGGTTGCCCGCTTCGAAGAGAGCGAGGACCGCCCCGCCGCCCAATACCTCGCCGACCAGTTGGTGGACAGCGACGCGATGGTCTGA
- a CDS encoding 5-methyltetrahydropteroyltriglutamate--homocysteine methyltransferase, which translates to MTERVATTPGVYPLPDWAKEDLADLKGHQKHDLVDGDEGEEITAVYEQAREEVVGRQQTAGLDRVVEGQLRWDDMLAHPLAVHDAVETRGIVRYYDNNNFYRDPVVTDELTFDGDIAGELEAASEFADAESLQAVVPGPYSLADLATDEFYGDDADFLDAIADFLAGEVEAFPEVETLFVLEPSLVENAPSEGEDERASEAIDAVTTAAPDDTDVVVHTYWGALDEKVHAHLLDADFDALGYDFVANHEDNLYNINEYGTKDSIAAGVVDGQNTLVEDPEQIAERADWLEENTPAADFETIYLTPNTELFYLPYSTFEEKLAALGEATDIAEVKA; encoded by the coding sequence ATGACAGAACGCGTCGCTACGACACCGGGGGTATACCCGCTTCCGGATTGGGCGAAAGAGGACTTGGCCGACCTGAAAGGACACCAGAAACACGACCTCGTAGACGGTGACGAGGGCGAAGAGATAACCGCCGTCTACGAGCAGGCCCGAGAGGAGGTCGTCGGCCGACAGCAGACGGCCGGACTCGACCGCGTGGTCGAAGGGCAACTCCGCTGGGACGACATGCTCGCCCACCCGCTCGCGGTCCACGACGCGGTGGAGACCCGCGGCATCGTCCGGTACTACGACAACAACAACTTCTACCGAGACCCGGTAGTGACCGACGAGTTGACTTTCGACGGCGACATCGCCGGAGAGTTGGAGGCCGCGAGCGAGTTCGCGGACGCCGAGTCGCTCCAAGCGGTCGTACCCGGTCCCTACTCGCTGGCCGACCTCGCCACCGACGAGTTCTACGGCGACGACGCCGACTTCTTGGACGCCATCGCCGACTTCCTCGCGGGCGAAGTCGAGGCGTTCCCCGAGGTGGAGACGCTGTTCGTCCTCGAACCGTCGCTGGTCGAGAACGCGCCCAGCGAGGGCGAGGACGAACGCGCCAGCGAAGCCATCGACGCCGTGACGACCGCGGCCCCGGACGACACCGACGTAGTGGTCCACACGTACTGGGGCGCGCTGGACGAGAAGGTCCACGCTCACCTCTTGGACGCCGACTTCGACGCCCTCGGATACGACTTCGTGGCGAACCACGAGGACAACCTCTACAACATCAACGAGTACGGCACGAAGGACTCCATCGCCGCAGGCGTCGTGGACGGCCAGAACACGCTGGTCGAGGACCCCGAGCAAATCGCCGAACGCGCCGATTGGCTCGAAGAGAACACGCCCGCCGCCGACTTCGAGACCATCTACCTGACGCCGAACACCGAACTGTTCTACCTGCCGTACTCGACGTTCGAGGAGAAACTCGCCGCGCTCGGCGAAGCAACCGACATCGCAGAGGTGAAAGCATGA